TAGTCAAAGTTCTACTCTTGATCAGGCATTCATGTGTTGATTTGAACTTCGCTATTTCTtattaaacatgatgtggagatgccggcgttggcctgggctgagcacagtaagaagtcttacaacaccaggttaaagtccaacaggtttgtttcaacactagctttcggagcactgctccttcacctgaggaaggagctgcgctccgaaagctagtgtttgaaacaaacctgttggactttaacctggtgttgtaagacttcttactcttatTAAACAGACATGCTTGCTCACTTCCCCATTGCCGCAGTGAACTGCAATATTGAAATAAAACTTTGCAAGTGTTCAGAAGAAGAGGCAGCGTGTTAAAAGGTTAATAACAAGGAATCCAAACCTTGTTTGTCTCCTAGAAATTCAAAGTTGCAATTCCGAAGTAATAATGATTATAATCGAGCAAACGTGTTCATTGGACATTCTTGCTGGCGCTCTTTGTCACTGCGACTCCAAGTGCTCGGCGCCCTTGTGATTCCAATTGGTTTGTCACACAGAAACGGACATTGAGCATTGAGTAGGTATGGGGAGCGCGTCTGCTTTCTCAGACTTCATCTCCAGGTAGTACGAGTGATTCAGATAATCGATTAAGCCAGCTGACACGATCGGTGGACAGGTCGCAATGTGACGGAAATTCGAAGTGGAGTTATTAAAAAAAGTGACATTCATTTCCCTTTTGAAACATTTGAACTCACTCCTGCTTTGCCGCAACTGGTCAACATAAATTATGCAAAGCCTGTCCATGTTGCACTTATGCATTCAAACGCTCTCTCCAAGATGTGCAGCATCTGAGAGTGACATGAGCATGGACCACACCTTCAGGTAATGTGCGCGACATCTCTGTTACTTATTAACTAATAACACACTAGCGTGGCCCGTGCCGTTGTGTATTCACCCCCATTGTGCCTCTGGCCAGAATTGTTTTAAACACTGCCGCAAAACAAATGATAAGGTTCATTCGATTCAGTAACGATTTGTTTTCCTGAATTGAACAACGCaatctgtaaataaagttattcatGATGTAATTGTTGTTGATGTGCGCCGCAAATGTTAAGAGAAAATGGAACGTGCATTATTTTAAAAGTTGTGGTTGCGCCACGAAGAGGAATTTAAAGAGGATTCTCGTAGAATAGGGGCAAAATAATCAAAGCAAAATATGAATGAAGAAGTCCCTCTAACACTACAGGTCTGGAAGCATGGGTGGAGTGAGGAACAGAGTTCCGGTCGAATAAGACTCTTCAGGCTGTTGGAGATTGCAAACACTGCTGTTCCTCTGTTCCTCCCTCCCCacatgctgctagacctgctgcgttttgcaagcactttgttttcatttcagttttccagcaccCGTAGCATTTTGCCTTTATTTACATCAACAGCTGCATCTGTTTGGTCTAATGGGTTTTGCTAATCCTACTTTTGATCTAAGGCCAAGTTCAAACAAACTATCCTAGTTTTAGCGTCGGTTCGCGTTGAACATCAATGTGACTGTGTTCTGACAGCACCAGTCAGCAGCTCTTCTCTTCCGCTTCCTTGGGACTTTCTCTCGCCCTTTCTCACAGAAGGGGATCGTTTTCTTTCTTTTGAATATTAGAATCCTCCGATGGCCATTCGTGTGTGGGCGTATGTGAAACCAGGCCAAAACACTCCTTCTGTTTATTTCCAGATGTTTACGATGTACAGCTTCACTGATCCCTGGAAACTGTTCGCTCCGCCTCCGCACTTCTCCTTGCAGACTGAGCTCCCAACTCCCTGACCTCCTGGGTCACCCTCTTTGAGTTTGGTGTCAGATGCTATCTGATTACCTTTATTTGAGACATTGGGACTTTTTCTTACACTGAGGGCGCTAGGCAAGTGCAAGTCGTTGCTGTTGTTGACCTCATCCATTTGGGGAACACCTAATAAATAGCTTCATAGGGGTGATTTGTTTGACGGTGGAGAAACCACCATAAATTGCAAATATTCCTTGCCAAATTGATTTATTACAATGCACTCGGTAAAGAACCGAAGCGGTCGTTATGATATTTGGAGGGCAATTAATTGGAGCTTGATCTACTTGTAAACCCCCTGAAAGAGCGGTGCTGGAGTTCCCACCCCCTGCTCTTTGATCGGATCAGACATTTGGCCACCGCATTGTTGTTGTGCAGCAGCTCACTTGCGCCACTGTTAGAGGAAGCTGGTAATTACTGCGGGTGGCGCTCCACAGGGGCTGTTAATAAtaagcagacacgggggagggggggacaacaCTTCACCAGCGCGACCCGCCAAGCGATAAGGCGCATTGAACGGATTTAACAGCACCTCGGGACGGGCAAAATAACAAATACCTAGCACCGTCCCGGCGCCAGTGACTTATTTACCCCCTAAACTCTGCTTAGAAATAAATAGCTGTGGTGTGTTGACTGCAGAAGTGTCCCGTTTCGCTGGTGAAAGTTTTACAACGGAGTTTAATCATCAATAACATGTTATTTTAGGTGGATTAAACTGGAGGAATGAAGTGGATTAAAACAGGCAGTCGGTGCAGGTAGATATCGGTTTGTGTTAAAAACTGGGGTTTGCAAAGGGGAGATTTAACCCATTGGTCACtgacagctgccccccccccccccccccaaagaaaataAATGTTCCGGGCCTCGGAAAATAGCATTTGGCAGATAAACAGTTGAAAGAGCAAAGAAACTGCgagatggggagaggaggggccACCGATGCTGCTTGCAATATGGGCCGGGGTCTATTGTTCGTTCCAATAGAAATGGTCCCCGAAATGTGCGCGTTTTCAGGGTCGCAAGTCGGTGTAAAAGTTTGAAGATGATGGATATCCAGGCGACCTTACACCTCACGTAAAAGCCTACAGCACTTTCATTAATTGAAACATTTTTTCCCAAGTCGTTATTCTCGCCGGCCATAATTAGAGCAGAACAGATAGCTCCGAGTGACGAGCGAAAAAACTTTGGTGGATGGGAGCCGAAAGGCTGTTTTTTTTTCTACCCCCGCTGTAAGTCGTTGGTTAAACAAGTCCCCAATTTCCATTTGTTAATTGATGCAATTACGCATTGCGCGTAATGGGCACGCTAGTCTCAAGGCAGCCATCAATCACCCACCATTGACCTGTCAAAGCCATCTATTCATTTCTTTGGGGACCATTCTGGCTCTAATAGAGAAAAATGGATACATCATCGTCATTAATTAGTGACTGGCCCTTTGGCCATGGATCGGACGGTTTGAGAGGGAAGGAGTCCCTggaggacccccccacccccaaaaaaactCCTGATTATTAACTGCTGAAAGAGGTTAAACAGTCGCCTCCTGGGTAACTGCACACCTCCCTCGCCTGTTCTGTGTCAACTTGCACTTTAATTTACTGCATCTCCGCTCTGATTTTCATTCCGTTTGACGTCTTTCGAAATTTGTCCCCCCAATTCGCCGGGAAGGGGACAAAAAGACGTGCCATGGTCTGGCAGCAAATGAAcccattattatttttaaaatccatttacgGGACGTGGGAGTCGCTGGTTAGAGTTGCATTTGTTGCCCCGTCCCTAgtcgcccttgagaaggtggcggtgagctgccttctggaacagctgcagtccctgaagcGTAGGTACACCCcttgcgctgttagggagggattttcaggattttgacccagtgacagtgaaggaagggccgatgtgtttccaagtcagggtggtgagtggcttggtggGGAACCTCCGGCTGGTGGgtgcccaggtatctgctgccctggtcCAAATTAGGAGTTCGGCATGTAGTCCACATTATGTAATACGTCAGCCGGACTGTATATATTCATCCCGATTCAAACTAATACTAAGTAAGATTATTATTTTTCAGGGGAGTAATATTGCTTCATAAAGATGGTGACACCCCGTTCTCCCACTGCGAATTTGATTGTCTCAAAACAATAAGGGATTGGGGTGATTAGAAACTGAGTGCTGAAATGACATTGAAAGTGACTACATGTGAAGATGTGATGTTGCACAGAAGAGATGTTTTAACTAGTTCCATTGCGATGAAGTTTTAGTGAGAGATGTCCAGATGTACTGATCCCCTGTGCGTTGGGTTAGAGACCCGAGGAGGGACATTTCCAGTTCTTGAACCTTCGGAGGCGATGAACCACCTTTTCATTCGCCGAGGGTCCCTCGACATTGTTGTCGCTGTGACCTTTACATTTCTGTGCATCATACACATATATATTTGTTTGGGGGGGAACTTGTAAAGTGACAACGAAGGCTCCCAGAGTGCTTGAGGGGCAGATGGGTGAATATCAGGAAGCAGGCTGCAAACATTAGAACAAGTGTAGAATGCATCCTAAGAATATTAGATGTTAAATACGATTGGCAAAGACACTGTGATATCCTTTCTGTCCTGTCGGCTCGGGATTAATGTGACGTCACTTTGAGACTCTTCCCAGCGATGAAATGCCGAAGAGAGGCAAATTCTACCAGCAGCAGCCTCTCGATCTGGCAGCACTTCCGTTGTGTCCTTTTTGTTTAACCCTAACTATAATCGATAATGGTGCCTTGAGATGAACACCGGTAAGCTCTGAAGTGCCAGTGACGGCGCCTGCCCCCACCTGCCCACTTCTAAGTGGAATCATTTATTATTATGCTGCAGGCCATGCCTGTACATTTCTCTGCAAGAAGGCGCATTTAGAATTAGGTTCTTTTTTTTCCTGGTCGCAATCAATCAGAAAGAAATATTTCCTGTGGTCGCGAAACGCGCGGGGATGTCGTTCCCCCAGTTCGGATACCCCTACAACGCCACTTCACAGGTAAGAGTGACAAGCCAGGACATTCGTTGAACCTGCAACTCTTGACTTGTCCTGTATTCTATCGCTCGTTAGTAttattttttttggaggggggggggggggggtctgtttcaCGTTCACTTTACAATACCTTATACCAATCCCcttccgctcccccctcccccgcaactcTATTGCAGTCGCAATTTTCATATTTGATTATTCATTTGGTCCTCTTATTGTTCAGTATGCATTTGGCAAAAATGTTCTGCAAAACACCGTCACTCATTATTATTAACTTCTTCACTTCAATCTCACACCTACAACATGTCCCACAATGTCTGTACTATGTAAGATTATTTCTGCATTAGGTTCCCTGACCATCTTGAAACATTATTCATTTGCCCTGCACTGTACTGATGACATAGTTTCCTCCCACTGCTCGCGATTTCTTGTGAGTTTGGTTGCAGTTTATTGCTTTCTACTCCTTCCCCAACACCGATCCAAATTTCCAGACCGTACTCTTTCATCATGATTCGCACAATCATTATTTCTCATTTCTTATTGCCTTTTCGTATTTTCCTGCACGTGTTTGTGCCTTTCAATACTTTTATCTTCCTCTTAGGCATGCATCGCCAGGCATTCCACATTGACGTTCTTCTGCCCTGTTCCCTTAATTATTTACACTGTCATATTTCTACAATTCCACCGCATAACGGTGTCACGTAAATTCTTTTTCCAGTTGGCATCCCACTTTTTGCTGCTTTGGTCGTCTACTTTCAATGTATTTGGGTTCAAAGCATTTCGAATGCTGCGTCTATCCACCTCTGCATTTCCCCTACTCTTAAATAATGTTTGATTTGTTGATCCGTGTTGCGCTCAAATGACGGTTCCCCCCCTTTTCGTTCTTCTTCCCCGTCCAGTTTTTCGTGTCAGCCAGTCCCAGCACGGCGTGTTGTGAAGTCGGCTCCAGATCTGTGTCTGAGGGCTCCGCCGGGCCGGCCCAGGCTGCAATTTGCTGCCCTACTTCCTATGATAACAGACTGCTGGCCAACGCCAGGACGGAGATTAACGCAGCTGCCGCGGCGCTGGGTATGTACAGCAGCACTCCCTATGCAAGTGCAGCCAGCCAGGGCTATGGGAACTACCTTACATACAGCACAGACTCTCCTGCTCTCTACTCCTCGCTGGTGAGTAACGGCCACGGAGATGGCTTCAGTCCAACACCGTTCCTTTCTAGCGTTTAATCTGCTGAATCCGCCCATGTGTGAACTCTGTTTTCTTTTAAACTTCTGACTATTTTGTGTGTTCTCTTCCTCCATGCCTCCCTCCTACAGAATCCACAGTACGATATGAAAGATGGCACTGGGAGTTTGCACACGGGAATGGCTCCGCCAGCTGCCTACTACCCGTACGATCACTCCTTGGGGCAGTACCAGTATGACAGGTATGTCCTCTGGTCAAATAaatcaccccacccccttcaaaataaaaggaaaatggtTTTATTTTATTGTGATGAGTGCGATGCATTTGGGGTTTGACCAGCTCCTCACTGCTATCAACCTgtgttctacccccccccccccccccgccaagttaAGGGGTGATTTACTATTGGCCTTGAACTTCTCGGTCTTTGCAGATGTGGCACGGTGGACTTCAACGGCAGTAGCCGACGCAAGAATGCGACGCGGGAAACCACGAGCACGCTGAAGACCTGGCTGTTCGAGCACCGGAAGAACCCGTACCCCACCAAAGGCGAGAAGATCATGCTAGCCATCATCACCAAAATGACTCTGACCCAAGTGTCCACCTGGTTCGCCAACGCCAGGCGGAGGctgaagaaagagaacaaaatgaCCTGGTCACCCAGAAACAAAGGAGGCGAGGACAAGAATGAGGGGAGCGAGAAAAAGGACGAGGAATATGGAGCAGATAGCATGCACAAAGGTGGGGGACCTCTCTCATGTTTGCAAACTCACTGGAATGTATTCATTGGGCACTGCCTGCAACAACGTAGATTGTCTTGAGTAAATGTAATTATATTGTTCAATAACTGAAAAAAACCATAACTGGGTGGAAGATGGCGATTTTGAAGGGACTCAGATATCTAACAGAAAATACCAACATATCATCAGTATATGAGCAAAGTTGATTCCCTTTTGATATCTGAATCTTGATAAGCCCATGTGCCATCCCTTACcacattatgtgtgtgtgtgtgtgtgtggggggggggggtcattgttcAGGTTTGCTCTCAAATTTGGCAATTGAAAGGGACACCTCAAAAGTGGGAATGTTAGAAATAGTCAAATAAATCACAGAATGAAATGCTAATCTCTTTAAAATGTGCACACAGATGAGAAAGAATACAGAGATGACAAAGAGTTGGGGCTGAGTGATCTGGACGTTTTGGAAGATGATGATTTGGGGAAACTTGGCAGCAACCAAGAAAAGGCGCCAAGTGAGATCGGTCCGAGGCGAAGTTTGGTGGAGTGTGAGGGAAGTGACTGCAGTGTGTCGCCTCGAAGCAATCAGCACAACTTCTCCATCCCGATCAACCATTCCACCCTCAGGTCCGACCTCCCAGAAACGAGAACGGACAGAACGCCTGTGTCTGTGGCGGAGAGCAGTCTCCTGCAGCGCTTTGGGACAGTGGACAGGCCGAGGATTTGGTCTCTGGCGCACACGgcctcctccagtcctctggcgggGTGTCAGAGTGGCCAGGCCCGGACAGTGAGGTACTGCGCAGAGGTCAGGCCGACCCAAGGCTCGGTGAACCAGGTCGATGATATAATTTCACTCCGAGACTCCTCACACGCAGCCCGCATTCTGAGAACTTCTGCACTCAATTTGCAAACGCTTGTAGCCACTGGCCAGCTACACTGTGCTTCCTACTCTGCACTAGACAACTGCCAGTATACACCAGGGACTGAAGGTACCCGAACATTCACTGTGTCCCCTGTCGCTCCAGCTGTGTCTTAAAATGGTCAAAATTACAACTGAAAAGCAATACAGTAACAATCTCATATCCACCCAGCCACTCACTTTCCCCTCAGCCTATCTATTGTGTTATTTCCAAGATGTTAATTATCCCAACATTTTGCTTCTCTTACCTGGTGACTGTAACAGGGAACATACTTGGAAATCGCACATCAGTCAGGCAGAACCACCCGCTTCATACTGAACACTGCGGCACACAGATTTTACAAACTGCTGTGTTATTTTGTGATTTGTCACATTGTCCTAGTGTAGCCAAACACATGATTAACTAATTAGAGTCACACAATGTGCATCTTACCTATctagatcagtgtgtgtgtgtattctcgAATAATGTGATCATTGGACGTAAACGTGTTGTAAAACGGatcgtgtgtgtgttttttttaggGTTTTTGAGAAACGTGAAATCTGATTCAGGATCGGCAGATATTAGCGAAACGTGTCTGCTGCACCAAGAAGGGAAAGTGAGGACCGCCTTCAGAGCTGTGCTGAAGAGGTGAGGTAAGTGAAAGTTAATACTTCCCActgcccacacccgtaaccccaaaCCTCCCAATTCGGGGACATCGTTTGGACCTTTGCGTCGATATAATGTCCTCTGGCAAAATGCACTGTAGGATTCAGTACAATATTTTACTTGATAAATCTGCTGATATTTGCAAATATTTATGTATTCCAGTGCTGACAGAAATAGGCCTAAATGTTGCTGAGCCTTCCTGAGGTTGATAGTTCCTTCCAAAGTGACTGGCttgtttttttttggaggggggggggggggggggatagctcgCTTCGCCATTGGATGATTGTTAAAAATAATCTAACCTTTATATCATCTCATATTTTTAATTTATAATTCGATAAGTAGGCTATTGGTCTGGTCCACTGAGATATTTGGTAAACATCACATGCGTAATTACAAAGTTCTCAAAAACGCTTCGGAGGTCTTTGTCGATTTCTTGCACCTTCTAATTATTCGCTGTGTGTGCTTTTTTAAAACACAACCAGGTTTATTTAGGACAGAATGGCGCGAAGCAATTGGATGCTGCACAACTCCGTTATTTTCTGCACTAGTGACTTGACAATACACTGGAGATGAAACAGGAGCCGTTTCTTCCCGAGCACACATGGCGTTTGACTTTTCGAACGAATGCGCTTCGACGTAAACCAGGGGACAAGCACCAGGCTGGTGAAATGTCAGACATGTCGCTTCCAATCGATTTTTCCTCCCCCCTTGCACGAACTTATTTGCTCTAAGTCGAGTGAGAAGTCATGTCCAAGAATCAGGGGAGGCCGTTGGGCCGTTATACGAAATataccttaaaaatattaaagcaCTTGATATCCTGCCACACATATCTCTCCCTGCTTTATACAGTTTCCAGTGGAGGACTCTGGTTACAGTTTACTCTTTGATTCAAAACTATTTTGCGTTTCACACAGATGATTCTACTTGTTTACATTAGAGttctccttccctccttccttccctccctccccaaccagctTTAATTTGTTCGTGCTGTGAAATATGAATAAATTACACTTGTCAAACCCATGTAACGTGATGATTGTGAAAACGGCAGAATCACCGTGACCTATTTAAAACGAAGGTATGTTTGATGCAATTAAATTAATTACACAAATCGCTGAAGCGCTACACAGATATTTTGTCCTTGTGAGAAATATTTTTTAAGAgttcacattaaaaaaaaagttcaatgttggggtggggggaggggggacattcTAACGATTTCGAAATGCCTGGCAGTTTTGGCGGATCCCTGAATTCTCAGGCAAGGAATAAGTACAATAGAACCAATTTTCAAATTTGTTAGCACACCCATCAAGAATCAGAAATCTTCTTCCGCAGCACTAATTGA
The window above is part of the Scyliorhinus canicula chromosome 9, sScyCan1.1, whole genome shotgun sequence genome. Proteins encoded here:
- the irx6a gene encoding iroquois-class homeodomain protein IRX-6a isoform X1; translated protein: MSFPQFGYPYNATSQFFVSASPSTACCEVGSRSVSEGSAGPAQAAICCPTSYDNRLLANARTEINAAAAALGMYSSTPYASAASQGYGNYLTYSTDSPALYSSLNPQYDMKDGTGSLHTGMAPPAAYYPYDHSLGQYQYDRCGTVDFNGSSRRKNATRETTSTLKTWLFEHRKNPYPTKGEKIMLAIITKMTLTQVSTWFANARRRLKKENKMTWSPRNKGGEDKNEGSEKKDEEYGADSMHKDEKEYRDDKELGLSDLDVLEDDDLGKLGSNQEKAPSEIGPRRSLVECEGSDCSVSPRSNQHNFSIPINHSTLRSDLPETRTDRTPVSVAESSLLQRFGTVDRPRIWSLAHTASSSPLAGCQSGQARTVRYCAEVRPTQGSVNQVDDIISLRDSSHAARILRTSALNLQTLVATGQLHCASYSALDNCQYTPGTEGFLRNVKSDSGSADISETCLLHQEGKVRTAFRAVLKRFI
- the irx6a gene encoding iroquois-class homeodomain protein IRX-6a isoform X2, whose amino-acid sequence is MSFPQFGYPYNATSQFFVSASPSTACCEVGSRSVSEGSAGPAQAAICCPTSYDNRLLANARTEINAAAAALGMYSSTPYASAASQGYGNYLTYSTDSPALYSSLNPQYDMKDGTGSLHTGMAPPAAYYPYDHSLGQYQYDRCGTVDFNGSSRRKNATRETTSTLKTWLFEHRKNPYPTKGEKIMLAIITKMTLTQVSTWFANARRRLKKENKMTWSPRNKGGEDKNEGSEKKDEEYGADSMHKDEKEYRDDKELGLSDLDVLEDDDLGKLGSNQEKAPSEIGPRRSLVECEGSDCSVSPRSNQHNFSIPINHSTLRSDLPETRTDRTPVSVAESSLLQRFGTVDRPRIWSLAHTASSSPLAGCQSGQARTVRYCAEVRPTQGSVNQVDDIISLRDSSHAARILRTSALNLQTLVATGQLHCASYSALDNCQYTPGTEGFLRNVKSDSGSADISETCLLHQEGKVRTAFRAVLKR
- the irx6a gene encoding iroquois-class homeodomain protein IRX-6a isoform X3 is translated as MYSSTPYASAASQGYGNYLTYSTDSPALYSSLNPQYDMKDGTGSLHTGMAPPAAYYPYDHSLGQYQYDRCGTVDFNGSSRRKNATRETTSTLKTWLFEHRKNPYPTKGEKIMLAIITKMTLTQVSTWFANARRRLKKENKMTWSPRNKGGEDKNEGSEKKDEEYGADSMHKDEKEYRDDKELGLSDLDVLEDDDLGKLGSNQEKAPSEIGPRRSLVECEGSDCSVSPRSNQHNFSIPINHSTLRSDLPETRTDRTPVSVAESSLLQRFGTVDRPRIWSLAHTASSSPLAGCQSGQARTVRYCAEVRPTQGSVNQVDDIISLRDSSHAARILRTSALNLQTLVATGQLHCASYSALDNCQYTPGTEGFLRNVKSDSGSADISETCLLHQEGKVRTAFRAVLKRFI
- the irx6a gene encoding iroquois-class homeodomain protein IRX-6a isoform X4 codes for the protein MSFPQFGYPYNATSQNPQYDMKDGTGSLHTGMAPPAAYYPYDHSLGQYQYDRCGTVDFNGSSRRKNATRETTSTLKTWLFEHRKNPYPTKGEKIMLAIITKMTLTQVSTWFANARRRLKKENKMTWSPRNKGGEDKNEGSEKKDEEYGADSMHKDEKEYRDDKELGLSDLDVLEDDDLGKLGSNQEKAPSEIGPRRSLVECEGSDCSVSPRSNQHNFSIPINHSTLRSDLPETRTDRTPVSVAESSLLQRFGTVDRPRIWSLAHTASSSPLAGCQSGQARTVRYCAEVRPTQGSVNQVDDIISLRDSSHAARILRTSALNLQTLVATGQLHCASYSALDNCQYTPGTEGFLRNVKSDSGSADISETCLLHQEGKVRTAFRAVLKRFI